Within Cystobacter ferrugineus, the genomic segment ACGAAAAACCGGTCGTTTGACAATTCGTGCCTACCTTTCCGCAGGTAGAGAGGACAACTGGACAAGGGCTCGTCTTCTCAGGGGATTTTCGTGGAGCCGAGCGTCCAGGAGCGAAAATCGCCCGCCTCCCAGCGCGAGAGTGACGCGGCCGTGACGCGCCCCGCCCTCACCGCCATCACCAGGTAGCTCACCCCCGGCAGCAGGGGCTCGCCGTCCGGAGCCGCCTGGCGGAAATCCTCAGCGGAAAAATCCGCCAGGCCGTCCACATGGGAGTGGTACACACACGCCACCACCTCTCCCCGCGCCTCGGCCTCCAGGAGGACACCGAGCCACTCGCGCGGATCAAAAGCGTAAGCGGTCCGGGAGGTGCGAGGAAAGCGCACCGGGTCCTCCTCATGGAGTGAGTCCTGGACGTTGCGCAGGGGGCGGCACCGCCAGGGACCCGTGAGCCCCGCGCGCAGCAACACCCCACAGCCCTCCCGCGGCCAGGCGGACTCCAGGTGGCGGACGACGTCGCTCAGGTCATCCGGCAGGAGCGCCTCGCCCACCCCCTACCCGCCCGCCATGGCCGGAATGAGGGTGAGGCGGTCCGCGTCCGCCACGGGCGTGGCCAGCTCCGCCAGGAAGCGGATGTCCTCGTCGTTGAGGAACACGTTGACGTAGCGCCGCACCGCGCCCCGCTCGTCGAGCACCCGCGCGCCCAGCTCCGGGTGCAGCCGGCCCAGGTGCTCGAGCACCTCGCCCACGGTGGCGCCCGGGACGCGCACTTCGCCCTGTCTTCCCGCGAGGCCGCGCCAGGCGGAGGGGATGCGGACCATGGCCATGGCCTCCGTCTCGCCCAACCCCCCGCCGCCGTCAACCCCGCCGGGTGAAAAGCTGCCCGTCCCCGACACCCCATGCCTATGTTCCCGCCGCGCTCCGGCTCCCCGCCCGAGCCTCCACTCGCCGTCCTCCCCGAGGATCCATGAGACACGCGCTCATCCTGCTCGCCGCCGCCTGCCTCACCACCGGTTGCCCCAAGAAGACCGCCGAAGCCCCCGCCCCCAAGGAGGAGACCGCCTCCAGCGACGCGGCCCTGTCCGCCGAGGACTCGGGCACCCCGGCCGAGACCCCGGCCCCGGATGGAGGCGCGAGGGCCGCGCAGGAGGCATGCGTGGACCGCTGGCTCCAGGAGCACCAGTTGGACCGCTACGGCCACCCCCAGGGCACCATGTTCGCGGGCGGCTCGCCCCTCTTCAACGAGGCCACCGGCGAGACCAAGGATCGTCTGGAGTACGTCTTCGCCCGTCAACCCGACGCGCTCAAGGCCTGCCCCGCCACGGCCACCCCGTGACGCCGCTCCGCCCTCCCCGCCTGGAGGGCGAGCGGCCTCGGTCGTCCGGAGGATTACCGAAAACCCGGCGCGTCTTCTAAGCTCGGCCGTCTGATGGAACCCGTCGTCGGCCTCGATCACACCACTCCCGAGTCGCACCGGCGCGCCCGGGTGCGCGCGGTGCTCGAGCGGCGCAACCTCACGGACAACGTCTCCGCCGAGCAGGCCGCCGCCTCCTGGGAGCAGGAGCGCTTCGTCACCCGGGCCCGCGTCCTCTTCTACGCGCGGCTCATGTTCCTCACCCTGGGCCTGGCCATCCTCGCGGTGCCCCGCTGGTCCATCTACTTCGGACTGCTGGGCCCCCTGTCCTTCGCCGGCTACTTCGCGATGCTGCTCTACAGCGTCGCCAACTTCCTCGTCATCGACCATCCCAAGGCGGGCCGGTGGGTCACCTACGTCACGCTCTGCCTCGACGTGGTCATCATGGTCGTCGTGCTCGCCAAGCCCCAGGTGGGCGGTGGCTTCCAGAGCCCGCTGCTCGCCACCCAGCTTCTCTTCACCACCCTCTTCGCCCTCCTCTTCCCCAAGCCCCTGGCGATCGTCCCCTCGCTGCTCGCGCTGCCCGTCATCCTCCGGTTGGATCTGCTGCTCGACCGGGAGGTGTCCGCCATCGAGGTGCTCACCCTCTTCTGGTACCTGGGCCTCAACGTCATCATCATCTACGTGCTGTCCTACCTGAATGATCGCGAGACGGCCGCCCACCGCGAGGTGGTGGAGATGCAGTCGGATCTCAAGGAGATGGCCCTCGTCGAGGAGCGCAGCCGGCTGGCGCGGGAGATCCACGATGGGCTGGGCGCCTCGCTCTCCTCGATGATCATCCAGACGGAGTACATCCTCGGACTCGCCCAGGGCGGGCCCCTGCGCGCGGAGATCCAGGAGCTCAAGAGCAACGCCGAGGAGTCCATCGAGGAACTGCGCCGCAGCCTGCAGATGATGCGCGAGGACTTCGAGCTGGCCCAGGGGCTCGAGGAGTACGTGAAGACGTTCCAGCAGCGCACCCAGCTCAACGTCCGCTTCGAGCGCAGCGGCCTGCCGCGCCAGCTCGCGCCGGATGCCCAGCTCGCCCTCTTCCGCATCCTCCAGGAATGCCTCACCAACGCCGCCAAGCACGCCGAGCCCCAGCAGGTGGAGGTGCACCTGGACTACGATCCCGAGCGCACCCACCTGCTCGTGCGCGATGACGGCAAGGGCTTCGATCCGCAGCACCCCCCCCGTGGCCACTACGGCCTGCTCAACATGCACGAGCGGGCCATGAAGCTCGGTGCCACCCTCCTCGTGGACTCGGCGCCCGGCAAGGGCACCCGCGTCTCCTTCTCCCTCCCCTCCCGCCCATGACCGAAGCGAGCACCGAGTCCCCCATCCGCGTTCTCGTCGTCGAGGACCAGAAGCTCATCCTCAAGAGCCAGCTCAAGCTGTTCGAGGGCCGCCAGGAGCTGGAGATCGTCGGCACCGCGCTCTCGGGCGAGGCCGCGCTCGAGGAGGTGCCGCGCTGTGAGCCCCATGTGCTGCTCTTGGACCTGGGCCTGCCGCGCATGAGCGGCATCGACGTCACGCGCCACGTCAAGGCGAACTGGCCCCAGGTGGAGATCCTCATCTTCACCATCTTCGAGGAGGAGGACAAAGTGCTCGAGGCGGTGAAGGCCGGCGCCTCGGGCTACCTGCTCAAGGGCACGCCCGTCGACAAGATCATCGAGGCCATCAAGGAGGTGCGCGCCGGAGGCTCCGTCATCCAGCCGAGCCTCGCGCGCCGCATGCTGCGCCACTTCCGCGTGAGCCCGGAGCCCGTGGCGCCCGCGAGCCCTCCGTCCGCCCCGGCGCCCACCCCGGCTTCGTCCAAGCCGCCCGAGGTCGACGCCGGGGGGCCTCCGACGAAGCCCCTGTCGGACCGGGAGAAGGAGATCCTCCAGCTCATCGCCAAGGGCGTGTCCAACAACGAGGCGGCCCAGGTGCTCTCCATCTCCAAGGCCACCATCCGCACCCACCTGGAGCACATCTACCGCAAGCTCGAGGTCACCAACCGCACCGAGGCCGTCACCGAGGGCATCCGCAAGGGCATCATCTCGGTGTGACGCCCGGGGAGCCCCCTCGGCGCGGGCTCACCAGGAGGCGGTGACGCCCGCGAGGACGCTCAGGTACAGCTCCTGCGCCACGCCGCCCTCGGTCCACCCGCGCCGCGCGCCCTGCCCGGTGAAGGCGTCCCGGTAGCCCTCCACGTGCCCGCGCACGCTGTAGCCGAAGGGGCCCCACACGTCACCGGCCACGCCCAGCTCGGCCGACCAGCCGAGGCTCGACACCGCCGTGCCATAGTCGCGCACCTCCGAGGGGAACGGGCCGTCCTCCCCGCCGCCCGACAGCGAGCGCCCCGGCGACGGCAGGAAGAAGAAGCGGCCCGCGGCCTCCACGCGCACGAGCTTCAGCAGCGGCACCGAGACGTCCACGCCCACCGCCGGCGAGAAGCGGTGCACCAGCGGCAGGGCCACGTTCAACGTCTCGTCCAGATCGAACTCCCGGCCGAGCAGGCCCAGCCGCACGCCGGCATACCCCCACAGCGGCGAGTCCGCGCCCTTCTGGCTGAAGAAGTAGCGCCAGGCGAGCATGGCGCCATAGGCCGTGTCCGTGGCCGTCACCTCGCGCTGGGGCGTGGAGCCGGTGGGCGTGGTCACCACCACCGTCGTCGGCGCGAAGCTGCGCTGATAGGCCAGGGTGAGTCCCAGCCCCCGCAGGAGCGACGTGCGGTGCGCCAGCGGGAACACCTCCGCCTCGGCCGCCACGCCCGCGTAGGGCGCCCGGGCGGAGTAGTCGGCGGTGTCCCCCAGGCGCTGCTCGGGGGGCCGCGCATCGAAGGCGGCACAGGACTCGACGCCCGGCCGCGCGCAGTACGAGCGCCACGTCACCACCGCGCCCACCTGCACCCGCACGCGGGGGGGATGCATGCCCGGACGCGCGGGGACGTCCTTCACCTGCTCCTCGTCGGCGACTCCCCCCCCGCTGCCCGCCACGAAGGTGTGCGACTCGTCGTCCAGCTCCACCCACGCGAGCGCGGCGGAACTCCCGGCCTTGCCCGGAGCGGGAGCCGCGGGCGCGCGCACCGGCGCGTCCTTGTCCTTCTCCACCACCGGAGCGGAGACCGTCCCCTTCGCGGGCGGCGTGGGCGGCAACTCCCGGGGCGCCTCTCTCGGCTCGGCACGGGCCTGGGGCTCGGAGCGGGCCGGCGGCGGGGGAAGGGGCGGGAGTGGCGACGAGGCCACCGGGGCCGGCGCCGGGGGCTCGGGCGCGGTGGTGCGGGCCGTGGCCACCGCCTGGGCGAGCCGGGCCGCTTCCTTGGGCGCGAGCAACCCGCGC encodes:
- a CDS encoding sensor histidine kinase, which encodes MEPVVGLDHTTPESHRRARVRAVLERRNLTDNVSAEQAAASWEQERFVTRARVLFYARLMFLTLGLAILAVPRWSIYFGLLGPLSFAGYFAMLLYSVANFLVIDHPKAGRWVTYVTLCLDVVIMVVVLAKPQVGGGFQSPLLATQLLFTTLFALLFPKPLAIVPSLLALPVILRLDLLLDREVSAIEVLTLFWYLGLNVIIIYVLSYLNDRETAAHREVVEMQSDLKEMALVEERSRLAREIHDGLGASLSSMIIQTEYILGLAQGGPLRAEIQELKSNAEESIEELRRSLQMMREDFELAQGLEEYVKTFQQRTQLNVRFERSGLPRQLAPDAQLALFRILQECLTNAAKHAEPQQVEVHLDYDPERTHLLVRDDGKGFDPQHPPRGHYGLLNMHERAMKLGATLLVDSAPGKGTRVSFSLPSRP
- a CDS encoding response regulator; its protein translation is MTEASTESPIRVLVVEDQKLILKSQLKLFEGRQELEIVGTALSGEAALEEVPRCEPHVLLLDLGLPRMSGIDVTRHVKANWPQVEILIFTIFEEEDKVLEAVKAGASGYLLKGTPVDKIIEAIKEVRAGGSVIQPSLARRMLRHFRVSPEPVAPASPPSAPAPTPASSKPPEVDAGGPPTKPLSDREKEILQLIAKGVSNNEAAQVLSISKATIRTHLEHIYRKLEVTNRTEAVTEGIRKGIISV
- a CDS encoding MoaD/ThiS family protein; protein product: MAMVRIPSAWRGLAGRQGEVRVPGATVGEVLEHLGRLHPELGARVLDERGAVRRYVNVFLNDEDIRFLAELATPVADADRLTLIPAMAGG
- a CDS encoding Mov34/MPN/PAD-1 family protein, with product MGEALLPDDLSDVVRHLESAWPREGCGVLLRAGLTGPWRCRPLRNVQDSLHEEDPVRFPRTSRTAYAFDPREWLGVLLEAEARGEVVACVYHSHVDGLADFSAEDFRQAAPDGEPLLPGVSYLVMAVRAGRVTAASLSRWEAGDFRSWTLGSTKIP